One Pseudomonadota bacterium DNA segment encodes these proteins:
- a CDS encoding Mut7-C ubiquitin/RNAse domain-containing protein: protein MPRSVFRFYEELNDFLPRERRKTAFSCDCARHATVKNAIESLGVPHTEVEMILVNGESVGFSHPVLDGDRVSVYPKFEALDVSPLLRIRERPLRETRFVADAHLGALAKYLRLLGFDTLYRNDFRDQEMACLSAEERRIVLTRDRDLLMHRIITHGCYVRAERPLEQLRELIERLDLSRAIQPFSRCLRCNGPIERIDKSCISGRLAPDTLRYYDEFWTCRACDRVYWAGSHFRRLEKIIAAASLW, encoded by the coding sequence ATGCCGCGGTCGGTGTTCCGGTTTTACGAAGAGCTCAACGACTTCCTCCCCCGCGAGCGCCGTAAGACCGCCTTCTCCTGCGACTGCGCCCGGCATGCGACGGTAAAAAATGCCATCGAGTCCTTGGGCGTCCCCCATACCGAGGTGGAGATGATCCTGGTCAACGGTGAATCCGTCGGCTTCTCCCACCCCGTCCTAGACGGCGATCGGGTCAGCGTGTATCCGAAGTTCGAGGCACTCGACGTTAGCCCACTCTTGCGGATCAGGGAACGCCCACTGCGTGAGACACGCTTCGTCGCCGACGCCCATCTCGGGGCGCTTGCCAAATATCTGCGGCTCCTCGGTTTCGACACCCTCTACCGGAACGACTTCCGGGACCAGGAGATGGCATGCCTGAGCGCGGAGGAACGCCGCATTGTGCTCACGCGCGATCGGGACCTCCTCATGCATCGGATCATCACCCACGGCTGTTACGTCCGCGCAGAACGCCCGCTCGAGCAGCTGCGCGAGCTGATCGAGCGCCTCGACCTGTCGCGCGCGATCCAGCCCTTCAGCCGCTGCCTGCGCTGCAACGGGCCTATCGAGCGCATCGATAAATCGTGTATCTCAGGGCGGCTCGCGCCCGACACGCTGCGTTACTACGACGAGTTCTGGACCTGCCGTGCGTGCGATCGGGTCTACTGGGCCGGCTCGCATTTCCGGCGCTTGGAGAAGATCATCGCCGCGGCCTCGCTCTGGTAG
- a CDS encoding DUF499 domain-containing protein, protein MMEPWYKVATPRKEVREGRSFNPNEFAIALEQVVAGTAPEDYRKPDQFFARTCFTRALREHAGMVLRRLSGRTENTAPVLTLITQFGGGKTHTLTTLFHLATNGDAASGHNGVSDLVHEAGVLSVPKARVAVFVGNAWDPQAGRETPWIDIARQLAGDEGVEALGPAARTTPPGTEAIARVFQAAGAPVLLLFDEVLNFLNRHRASADSFHAFLQNLTVATTGTTHGAAVISLPRSQVELTDWDKDWQEKISKVVRRVAKDLIANDETEIAEVVRRRLFEDLGSEKVRKNAAKAFGDWCFERRAQLPPEWTAVDSAATEAKAREFLQRRFEACYPFHPATLSVFQRKWQALPQYQQTRGTLAMLAQWIAIAAQDAFRKARTEPLITLGSAPLSEPGFRSVVLGQLGESRLVAAIDTDIAGELAHAKALDADTKGPLRDIHRRVGTAILFESSGGQTDKVAHLPELRFALGEPELDTTTIDNAAFAIEDRSYFIRKAGSDGFRIGYQPTMKKVVSDRRASLDEETEVKPALRRLVEDEFRRGASIPVVPFPGEGAEIPDTPRLTLVVADPESEWSGSGSQRAQIGEWTRHRGKSPRLYPGALVWCLKKPGRDLRERVELSLAWKRVAREIADGTLGGEFDKSDRAELQSKVKDSQETAKDEVWGDYRFAVLADTEEPNGLKVIDLGAGHSSSGATLCGRVLAALKSEALLNESVGAGYIERNWPPALREAGSWPLASLRQSFLNGSLTRLVDPDLVLRSKIIEFVGRGDFGLASGQNRDGGYERIWFEESVAPDEVAFEAGVFLLRKATAQTQKSAPPPELVATSEAESKPDIPPEPTPEPFTKPTPGFETTTLRLVGTVPPEAWNRLGTRILPKLRSGSNLRVGVDLSVTVKSESAASLSMEIREILAELGLAETVRVE, encoded by the coding sequence ATGATGGAGCCGTGGTACAAGGTCGCGACACCGCGCAAAGAGGTCCGAGAGGGCCGCTCGTTCAACCCGAACGAGTTCGCCATCGCGCTGGAACAGGTGGTGGCCGGGACGGCGCCTGAGGACTACCGCAAGCCCGACCAGTTCTTTGCCCGCACCTGCTTCACGCGGGCGCTGCGCGAGCACGCCGGCATGGTTCTGCGCCGGCTTTCGGGTCGCACCGAGAACACCGCTCCGGTCCTCACGCTCATCACCCAGTTCGGCGGCGGCAAGACGCACACGCTGACCACGCTTTTTCACCTGGCGACGAACGGGGACGCGGCGTCCGGCCACAACGGCGTGTCGGATCTGGTGCATGAAGCCGGCGTCCTTTCGGTTCCGAAGGCACGGGTCGCCGTGTTCGTGGGTAATGCCTGGGACCCGCAGGCGGGGCGCGAGACGCCGTGGATCGATATCGCCCGCCAGCTCGCGGGCGACGAGGGCGTCGAGGCTTTAGGCCCGGCGGCACGGACCACGCCACCGGGAACCGAGGCGATCGCCCGTGTCTTCCAGGCGGCGGGCGCACCGGTGCTGCTTCTCTTCGACGAGGTGCTGAACTTCCTGAATCGTCACCGCGCGAGCGCCGACTCGTTCCACGCCTTCCTCCAGAACCTGACCGTCGCGACCACCGGCACGACGCACGGCGCCGCGGTGATCAGTCTGCCGCGCAGCCAGGTCGAGTTGACCGACTGGGACAAGGACTGGCAGGAGAAGATCTCGAAAGTCGTGCGGCGCGTCGCCAAGGACCTGATCGCAAACGACGAGACCGAGATCGCCGAGGTCGTCCGGCGACGGCTCTTTGAGGACCTGGGGAGCGAGAAGGTCCGGAAGAACGCCGCCAAGGCCTTCGGCGACTGGTGCTTCGAGCGGCGGGCGCAGCTCCCTCCGGAGTGGACGGCGGTCGATAGCGCTGCCACGGAGGCCAAGGCCCGCGAGTTCCTGCAGCGCCGCTTCGAGGCCTGCTACCCGTTCCATCCCGCGACGCTCTCGGTCTTCCAGCGCAAGTGGCAGGCCCTGCCGCAATATCAGCAGACGCGCGGTACGCTGGCGATGTTGGCCCAGTGGATCGCGATCGCCGCCCAGGACGCCTTCCGCAAGGCGCGCACCGAGCCGCTCATCACGCTCGGCTCGGCGCCGCTTTCCGAGCCCGGCTTTCGGAGTGTGGTACTGGGTCAGCTCGGCGAATCGCGCCTCGTCGCCGCGATCGACACGGACATCGCCGGCGAGCTGGCGCACGCCAAGGCGCTCGACGCCGACACCAAGGGACCGCTGCGGGACATTCACCGGCGCGTCGGCACCGCGATCCTCTTCGAGTCGTCGGGTGGGCAGACCGACAAGGTCGCACACCTCCCCGAGCTGCGCTTCGCCCTCGGCGAGCCTGAGCTCGATACGACGACGATCGACAACGCCGCGTTCGCGATCGAGGACCGGTCCTACTTCATTCGCAAGGCGGGCTCGGACGGCTTTCGGATCGGCTACCAGCCCACGATGAAGAAGGTGGTGAGCGATCGGCGCGCGTCGCTCGACGAGGAGACGGAGGTCAAGCCCGCCTTGCGACGGCTTGTCGAGGACGAGTTTCGGCGCGGCGCGAGCATTCCGGTCGTGCCCTTCCCTGGCGAGGGGGCGGAGATCCCGGACACACCGAGGCTCACGCTCGTCGTGGCCGATCCCGAGTCGGAGTGGTCGGGCAGCGGATCGCAGCGCGCGCAGATCGGAGAATGGACCCGCCACCGCGGCAAGTCACCGCGGCTCTACCCGGGCGCGCTCGTCTGGTGCCTCAAGAAGCCCGGCCGCGATCTGCGCGAGAGGGTCGAGCTGTCACTCGCGTGGAAGCGGGTCGCGCGCGAGATCGCCGACGGGACGCTCGGCGGCGAGTTTGACAAGAGCGATCGGGCGGAGCTCCAGTCGAAGGTCAAGGACTCGCAGGAGACCGCGAAAGATGAGGTTTGGGGCGACTACCGCTTCGCCGTCCTTGCCGACACCGAGGAGCCGAACGGGCTCAAGGTGATCGATCTGGGCGCGGGGCACTCCTCGAGCGGCGCGACGCTCTGCGGACGGGTCCTTGCCGCGCTCAAGTCGGAGGCACTCCTCAACGAGTCCGTGGGCGCCGGTTACATCGAGCGCAACTGGCCTCCGGCGCTCAGGGAGGCCGGGTCGTGGCCACTCGCGAGCCTGCGGCAGAGCTTCCTCAACGGCTCGCTCACGCGACTCGTCGATCCCGACCTGGTCCTGCGGAGCAAGATCATCGAGTTTGTCGGACGAGGGGATTTCGGCCTAGCGTCAGGTCAGAATCGCGACGGTGGCTACGAGCGGATCTGGTTCGAGGAGTCCGTGGCGCCAGACGAAGTTGCATTCGAGGCTGGCGTATTCTTGTTGCGTAAGGCAACCGCGCAGACGCAGAAGAGCGCACCGCCGCCCGAGCTCGTTGCGACTTCCGAGGCCGAATCGAAACCGGACATACCGCCCGAGCCAACTCCGGAGCCGTTTACTAAACCCACACCAGGATTCGAGACCACGACCCTACGCCTCGTAGGTACCGTGCCTCCCGAGGCCTGGAACCGCCTCGGGACACGGATCCTTCCGAAGCTCCGATCCGGCTCCAACCTCAGGGTCGGAGTGGATCTCTCGGTCACCGTTAAGTCCGAGAGCGCCGCGAGTCTATCTATGGAGATCCGGGAGATCCTCGCAGAACTGGGACTTGCCGAGACCGTGCGGGTGGAGTAG
- a CDS encoding HEPN domain-containing protein has translation MVVRGWIEKAENDLKNAILTLRAGEECPADTVGFHAQQCAEKYLKALLTAKGIDFPKTHDLAELVARITPGISVGLSAEHERRLTAYATVTRYPGAYEPVSLGEARQAVALARRIRGAVRRQLPKEALRRRSR, from the coding sequence ATGGTCGTCCGCGGGTGGATCGAGAAGGCGGAAAACGACCTGAAGAATGCGATCCTCACGCTGCGGGCGGGCGAAGAATGCCCCGCCGACACGGTAGGCTTTCACGCCCAGCAGTGCGCGGAGAAGTATTTGAAGGCCCTTCTGACCGCCAAGGGCATCGACTTTCCAAAGACTCACGACCTAGCGGAACTGGTCGCGCGGATAACCCCGGGCATTTCTGTCGGCCTCTCGGCGGAGCATGAGCGACGACTGACCGCCTATGCAACGGTCACCCGATACCCGGGCGCCTACGAACCGGTCTCGCTGGGCGAAGCCCGCCAGGCCGTCGCGCTGGCGCGTCGTATCCGCGGCGCTGTGCGTCGACAACTCCCGAAGGAGGCGCTCAGGCGCAGGAGCCGATGA
- a CDS encoding nucleotidyltransferase domain-containing protein, with product MRKRLVEKLIRRMARRIARQFAPERIILFGSHGRGDAGPDSDVDLLIVMPVAGSRREKAVEIGAALDDIRLPKDIIVTTPEDFEWRKQIAGTIERPAAREGKVLYARK from the coding sequence ATGCGGAAGCGGCTGGTCGAAAAGCTCATCAGGCGCATGGCCCGGCGCATCGCGAGGCAATTCGCTCCGGAGAGAATCATCCTCTTCGGTTCGCACGGACGTGGGGACGCGGGTCCCGACAGCGACGTGGACCTCCTCATCGTCATGCCGGTCGCAGGGTCCAGGCGAGAGAAGGCGGTCGAGATCGGCGCCGCGTTGGATGACATACGCCTGCCCAAGGACATCATCGTAACCACACCCGAGGACTTCGAGTGGCGCAAGCAGATTGCGGGTACGATCGAGCGGCCCGCGGCCCGGGAAGGCAAGGTCTTGTATGCCCGCAAATGA
- a CDS encoding DUF1156 domain-containing protein, whose product MIPKECKRLAEVDFPIAEVSRHAAREKSIRHGHPSTLHLWWARRPLASSRAVLLGLLWPDPCDPLCPEEFKQRARALLPQVQGQVGPTDENLRKKLLKFIGDFANWDLAAHRSYLEVSRALVKAAHGKEPPLVVDPFAGGGSIPLEALRLGCEAFANDLNPISVLLCRVLLADVPRFGSALTDALHDAVLDLAAHLRRELAPMYPSSSALEEPTAYLWARTVNCEAPNCGAAIPLLRSTWLSRSKKSQWALRIDVRVKEDGRPDIQLAVHSPSKGDAVGSGTVVGGRAVCPGCSATLSRGSVEAQLKSQHGGTESARLVAVMVATDNGRVFRSPVDRDLNALQKVAQIDSHLRGVTFDDGTPVYPNETINPVRPSPNARGLSAVTRYGMTTFSDCHLPRQRLALAEVVRFVRNYDPSQAGIAGAVGRCLLIVLGRCVDRWSCCCRLDSTRDTVTGSFSKQALQMVWDFCEANPFSEWSGGLDNAVDWVAKALEQARATLPRSAQVHLEDACAVLLPDQSAQAWFTDPPCYDSVPYADLADFFFCWLRRANPNDRSFRDPFDEANVLTPKVQECVWNQSYASDGRQKDSAFFEHCVSVAFREGRRLLEPGGIGCVCSHTKAPTVGKRCLAA is encoded by the coding sequence ATGATCCCGAAGGAATGCAAGCGCCTGGCGGAAGTGGATTTCCCGATCGCCGAGGTGTCGCGGCACGCGGCACGGGAGAAGTCGATCCGGCACGGGCATCCCTCCACGCTGCACCTCTGGTGGGCGCGTCGGCCGCTGGCGTCGAGCCGGGCGGTGCTGCTCGGCCTGCTGTGGCCGGACCCGTGCGATCCTCTTTGCCCGGAGGAATTCAAGCAGAGGGCTCGGGCGCTGCTGCCGCAGGTGCAAGGCCAGGTCGGGCCCACGGACGAGAACCTCCGCAAGAAGCTGCTCAAATTCATCGGCGATTTCGCAAACTGGGACCTGGCGGCGCACCGCAGTTACCTCGAGGTCAGCCGCGCGCTGGTGAAGGCGGCACACGGGAAGGAGCCGCCGCTGGTCGTGGACCCATTCGCGGGCGGCGGCTCGATCCCGCTAGAGGCGCTGCGGCTCGGATGCGAGGCGTTCGCTAATGACCTCAACCCGATCTCTGTCCTGCTCTGCAGGGTCCTTCTCGCGGATGTTCCGCGATTCGGCTCGGCGCTTACTGATGCGCTACACGATGCAGTACTCGACCTGGCTGCGCACCTTCGCAGAGAGTTGGCTCCCATGTATCCCTCATCGTCGGCGCTTGAAGAGCCGACAGCCTACCTGTGGGCACGCACGGTGAACTGCGAGGCCCCCAACTGCGGTGCGGCTATTCCGCTATTGCGAAGCACGTGGTTGTCTCGCTCAAAAAAGAGTCAGTGGGCGTTGCGAATCGACGTTCGAGTGAAAGAAGATGGAAGACCAGACATTCAACTAGCCGTGCATTCGCCAAGCAAAGGCGACGCGGTTGGGTCTGGCACCGTCGTCGGCGGAAGAGCAGTGTGCCCAGGCTGCTCCGCCACCTTGTCTCGCGGGAGCGTCGAGGCGCAGTTGAAGTCTCAGCATGGCGGGACAGAGTCAGCGCGGCTTGTAGCAGTGATGGTGGCTACGGACAACGGCAGGGTCTTTCGTTCACCCGTCGATCGCGATCTTAACGCGCTCCAGAAAGTCGCCCAGATCGACAGTCATCTCCGCGGCGTCACATTTGATGATGGGACGCCAGTGTACCCCAATGAGACGATCAATCCCGTCCGTCCATCGCCGAATGCTCGCGGCTTGTCGGCTGTCACCCGCTACGGGATGACGACTTTTTCTGATTGCCATCTCCCGAGGCAGAGGTTGGCTCTAGCAGAAGTTGTGAGATTCGTACGGAACTACGACCCCAGTCAAGCAGGTATCGCTGGTGCAGTCGGGCGCTGTTTGCTCATTGTATTAGGACGATGCGTGGACCGCTGGAGTTGTTGCTGTCGATTGGATTCTACGAGGGATACCGTAACAGGCTCTTTCTCCAAGCAGGCCTTGCAGATGGTGTGGGATTTTTGCGAGGCGAATCCGTTCTCGGAGTGGTCAGGAGGCCTCGATAACGCCGTTGATTGGGTCGCAAAGGCGCTCGAACAGGCGAGGGCCACCCTTCCCCGTTCCGCACAAGTACATTTAGAAGACGCGTGTGCCGTTCTGTTGCCGGACCAAAGTGCCCAAGCATGGTTTACCGATCCCCCGTGCTACGATTCCGTGCCATATGCCGATCTAGCAGATTTCTTTTTCTGTTGGTTGCGTAGAGCAAACCCCAACGATCGATCATTTCGTGATCCGTTCGATGAGGCAAACGTCTTGACTCCAAAGGTGCAGGAGTGCGTCTGGAATCAGTCATACGCGTCAGATGGCCGACAGAAAGATTCAGCCTTCTTCGAGCACTGTGTCTCCGTCGCGTTTCGAGAGGGCAGGAGACTACTCGAACCGGGCGGGATTGGATGCGTGTGTTCGCACACAAAAGCACCGACGGTTGGGAAGCGCTGCTTAGCGGCATGA